CCGGATGAGATGAAGGACAAGATAGCGACGGAGAAGGAAGCGGCAGATTTAGGGAGTCTGCGAGAGTTCTTACAGCAAGTTGACCACCCGGTGGTGAAAGGAGTTATCAGAGAAGTTGACGGAGCGAAGATAACAAATGGGTGGGTAGAGGAGGAAGAGGAGGCAGCAATTGCAGCACCAGAAGAAGTAGCTGCTCCCACTGCCATGATGGGGAGTGAAGCACAACCAGAGGCAATTGCTCAATCGGTGCCTGCGCCTGTATCTGCATCTGCCATGCTGGGCGGTGCCCCCATAACGATAACACTGAAGAATGCAAATATAAATATAGGAAAGATAATATTGCGGAGGAAAGCGAATAAGTAAGGAAAAACGCTACGCTACTCTGCTACTCTTTCCTCCTCACCGTTATCGGTATAACACCCTTTTCAAATTCTTCTATTGCTATCTCTATAGGGTCTATTTTATCGGTTTGAATGAGCACTGGTGCCCCTGCGGCTATCTGTAATGCTCTTGCGCCTATAATGCGTGCTTTCTCATATTTCGTGTACTTCTCTTTCTCTTTCCCCTTCTCCTTTGTCAAAGTGATCTACCTCGCTATCTTCTCTATCTTATATACTTGAATTGTATGGTGTGGTATGGTATGGGGTTGCTGAGATTTGAACTCAGGTCTCGGCGTCCCGAACGCCGAAGGATAGTCCAAGCTACCCTACAACCCCATCTTAGCCTCACCCATAAGGTGCTATCTCATCTATCAGTTCTTCGTGCGTCAGAAGCATTCGGCGGCAACAATATCGCTTTATACCAAGGTCATCCAGCACCTTACGCGGGTCCTCATGCTTTATTCGCTCTTTATACTCATCCCATACTTCGGATATCACTTTACCACAGGTGAAACATCTTACCG
Above is a genomic segment from Methanophagales archaeon containing:
- a CDS encoding DNA-directed RNA polymerase subunit K encodes the protein MTKEKGKEKEKYTKYEKARIIGARALQIAAGAPVLIQTDKIDPIEIAIEEFEKGVIPITVRRKE
- a CDS encoding DNA-directed RNA polymerase subunit N; the protein is MIPVRCFTCGKVISEVWDEYKERIKHEDPRKVLDDLGIKRYCCRRMLLTHEELIDEIAPYG